A single genomic interval of Geotrypetes seraphini chromosome 1, aGeoSer1.1, whole genome shotgun sequence harbors:
- the SYP gene encoding synaptophysin isoform X3, giving the protein MTGERLLFSIFAFATCGSYSGEFRLSVECANKSLSNLNIDVDFSYPFRLHQVYFNAPSCKNTELSKVFLVGDYSSSAEFFVTIAVFSFLYSLAALVVYCFLQNKYRENNKGPMIDCIVTAIFAFMWLVSSSAWAKGLSDVKLATDPENVIKNMHVCKQEGVQCKELHDPVMSGLNTSVVFGFLNFIIWVGNVWFAFKETGWTAPFMRYPPTTQEKQPAPDSYGQSYNQGPGYGQQDTYGQQGGYQPDYNQQGYGQQPADYSQQGYGQGGYGQAVPTSFSNQM; this is encoded by the exons ATGACAGGAGAGAGACTG ctGTTTTCAATCTTTGCCTTTGCAACATGTGGAAGTTACTCTGGGGAGTTCCGTCTGAGTGTAGAGTGCGCAAACAAGTCTTTGAGTAACCTAAACATTGATGTGGACTTTTCCTATCCCTTTAG ACTGCACCAGGTTTATTTCAATGCTCCCAGCTGCAAGAACACTGAACTCAGCAAAGTCTTCCTGGTGGGAGATTATTCCTCCTCAGCAGAATTCTTTGTCACTATTGCTGTCTTctccttcctctactccctggCAGCCCTTGTCGTCTACTGCTTTCTCCAGAACAAGTATCGTGAGAACAACAAGGGCCCGATGATT GACTGCATTGTGACTGCAATCTTTGCCTTCATGTGGCTGGTGAGCTCTAGCGCCTGGGCAAAGGGTTTGTCTGACGTGAAACTGGCCACGGACCCTGAAAATGTGATCAAGAACATGCATGTGTGCAAACAGGAAGGCGTTCAGTGCAAAGAACTGCATGACCCTGTTATGTCAGGCCTGAACACATCTGTG GTCTTTGGATTCCTTAACTTCATTATCTGGGTAGGGAACGTCTGGTTTGCGTTTAAGGAGACCGGCTGGACTGCTCCTTTCATGCGCTACCCACCCACCACACAAGAGAAACAGCCTGCCCCCGACAGTTATGGCCAGTCCTACAACCAAGGACCAGGCTACGGTCAGCAGGACACATATGGACAACAGGGGGGCTACCAACCCGACTACAACCAACAAGGCTACGGGCAGCAGCCAGCTGACTATAGCCAACAAGGCTATGGGCAGGGAGGCTATGGGCAGGCTGTGCCCACTTCCTTCTCCAATCAGATGTAA
- the SYP gene encoding synaptophysin isoform X1: protein MDVLNQLVAGGQFRIVKEPLGFIKLLEWLFSIFAFATCGSYSGEFRLSVECANKSLSNLNIDVDFSYPFRLHQVYFNAPSCKNTELSKVFLVGDYSSSAEFFVTIAVFSFLYSLAALVVYCFLQNKYRENNKGPMIDCIVTAIFAFMWLVSSSAWAKGLSDVKLATDPENVIKNMHVCKQEGVQCKELHDPVMSGLNTSVVFGFLNFIIWVGNVWFAFKETGWTAPFMRYPPTTQEKQPAPDSYGQSYNQGPGYGQQDTYGQQGGYQPDYNQQGYGQQPADYSQQGYGQGGYGQAVPTSFSNQM, encoded by the exons ctGTTTTCAATCTTTGCCTTTGCAACATGTGGAAGTTACTCTGGGGAGTTCCGTCTGAGTGTAGAGTGCGCAAACAAGTCTTTGAGTAACCTAAACATTGATGTGGACTTTTCCTATCCCTTTAG ACTGCACCAGGTTTATTTCAATGCTCCCAGCTGCAAGAACACTGAACTCAGCAAAGTCTTCCTGGTGGGAGATTATTCCTCCTCAGCAGAATTCTTTGTCACTATTGCTGTCTTctccttcctctactccctggCAGCCCTTGTCGTCTACTGCTTTCTCCAGAACAAGTATCGTGAGAACAACAAGGGCCCGATGATT GACTGCATTGTGACTGCAATCTTTGCCTTCATGTGGCTGGTGAGCTCTAGCGCCTGGGCAAAGGGTTTGTCTGACGTGAAACTGGCCACGGACCCTGAAAATGTGATCAAGAACATGCATGTGTGCAAACAGGAAGGCGTTCAGTGCAAAGAACTGCATGACCCTGTTATGTCAGGCCTGAACACATCTGTG GTCTTTGGATTCCTTAACTTCATTATCTGGGTAGGGAACGTCTGGTTTGCGTTTAAGGAGACCGGCTGGACTGCTCCTTTCATGCGCTACCCACCCACCACACAAGAGAAACAGCCTGCCCCCGACAGTTATGGCCAGTCCTACAACCAAGGACCAGGCTACGGTCAGCAGGACACATATGGACAACAGGGGGGCTACCAACCCGACTACAACCAACAAGGCTACGGGCAGCAGCCAGCTGACTATAGCCAACAAGGCTATGGGCAGGGAGGCTATGGGCAGGCTGTGCCCACTTCCTTCTCCAATCAGATGTAA
- the SYP gene encoding synaptophysin isoform X2 — MYDSCRMGRREDKRLFSIFAFATCGSYSGEFRLSVECANKSLSNLNIDVDFSYPFRLHQVYFNAPSCKNTELSKVFLVGDYSSSAEFFVTIAVFSFLYSLAALVVYCFLQNKYRENNKGPMIDCIVTAIFAFMWLVSSSAWAKGLSDVKLATDPENVIKNMHVCKQEGVQCKELHDPVMSGLNTSVVFGFLNFIIWVGNVWFAFKETGWTAPFMRYPPTTQEKQPAPDSYGQSYNQGPGYGQQDTYGQQGGYQPDYNQQGYGQQPADYSQQGYGQGGYGQAVPTSFSNQM; from the exons ctGTTTTCAATCTTTGCCTTTGCAACATGTGGAAGTTACTCTGGGGAGTTCCGTCTGAGTGTAGAGTGCGCAAACAAGTCTTTGAGTAACCTAAACATTGATGTGGACTTTTCCTATCCCTTTAG ACTGCACCAGGTTTATTTCAATGCTCCCAGCTGCAAGAACACTGAACTCAGCAAAGTCTTCCTGGTGGGAGATTATTCCTCCTCAGCAGAATTCTTTGTCACTATTGCTGTCTTctccttcctctactccctggCAGCCCTTGTCGTCTACTGCTTTCTCCAGAACAAGTATCGTGAGAACAACAAGGGCCCGATGATT GACTGCATTGTGACTGCAATCTTTGCCTTCATGTGGCTGGTGAGCTCTAGCGCCTGGGCAAAGGGTTTGTCTGACGTGAAACTGGCCACGGACCCTGAAAATGTGATCAAGAACATGCATGTGTGCAAACAGGAAGGCGTTCAGTGCAAAGAACTGCATGACCCTGTTATGTCAGGCCTGAACACATCTGTG GTCTTTGGATTCCTTAACTTCATTATCTGGGTAGGGAACGTCTGGTTTGCGTTTAAGGAGACCGGCTGGACTGCTCCTTTCATGCGCTACCCACCCACCACACAAGAGAAACAGCCTGCCCCCGACAGTTATGGCCAGTCCTACAACCAAGGACCAGGCTACGGTCAGCAGGACACATATGGACAACAGGGGGGCTACCAACCCGACTACAACCAACAAGGCTACGGGCAGCAGCCAGCTGACTATAGCCAACAAGGCTATGGGCAGGGAGGCTATGGGCAGGCTGTGCCCACTTCCTTCTCCAATCAGATGTAA